In Paenibacillus segetis, a single genomic region encodes these proteins:
- a CDS encoding MarR family winged helix-turn-helix transcriptional regulator codes for MSIKDSLGYVITNTGRKLTQQLTLKFQPFGITSEQWAVLHWLTEEDGITQRELSRRTEKDPTNVTRILDQLEKKGWILRGANGEDRRSFLIFVTESGRELSQELLPIEAQFTRNMVQSLADEDIAILRRALSTINDHLNNPR; via the coding sequence ATGAGCATTAAGGATTCTTTGGGATATGTTATTACGAATACTGGCCGGAAGCTGACGCAGCAACTGACACTCAAATTTCAGCCTTTTGGTATTACGTCTGAGCAATGGGCCGTGCTTCACTGGTTAACTGAAGAGGATGGAATAACTCAGAGGGAACTGTCACGTCGAACAGAGAAGGACCCAACGAATGTTACCCGTATACTCGACCAGCTGGAGAAGAAGGGTTGGATTCTTAGGGGAGCTAATGGGGAAGATCGAAGATCTTTTCTCATTTTCGTAACCGAGAGTGGACGAGAACTTAGTCAGGAGCTTCTCCCAATTGAGGCCCAATTCACGCGTAATATGGTTCAATCACTAGCAGATGAAGACATTGCAATACTGCGCCGAGCGCTGAGCACGATTAATGATCATTTGAACAACCCGCGCTGA